The Apostichopus japonicus isolate 1M-3 chromosome 1, ASM3797524v1, whole genome shotgun sequence DNA segment GATATGGCAACAATAAAGTAAGCAAGGAGAAATAATAGAAGAACCAATCTGTCCATCACTAAACTTGCTGTACGAGCTTCCAATTGCACCTGCCGAAAGATAAAATGAATCAAATCAAAGTTTTTCCAGAAAGCATAATATTTTAGTTACAAGCAGTTGTGGCAAAAGCCAATACGACCTTGCATGATATTCCATATGGGTGACAAAGTTGTAACCAAGCAGTGCATTGTTTTGTCGAGTCATAACTTGTAAACTTTTCTCATTTCtattttattcattcttttGCGTCACTTTATTATTTGGGATAAACTTGATaacatttcttttgaaatttagtGACACGAGTCTTGACTCGTTTCAACGCTGGTATATTAATCATAGTTTAGCTAATGTATTTACATTTTTGCCACAGTGAACTGGAAAATGTCCTAATTTATTTTCCTATGGTAAAACTTATGACTTACTGTTACGCCGTGCAAATACACTGACGACCTCTTATTACTTGGTACACATATTTGGGCAAATTCATGTGATATACAAGCGTATATTCGGGATAGAAGTGTTATCACGCAAATAAATTTGTAGGGAATATATTCTCACCTTTTCCTTGTGAGTAAGTTTCTTTGTCACATAACCAGGAGTCAgtggctggactttattcaaaACTGGTGATGTCTCAATCGTTGTTACCCGAATTAACCCTCCATCGTTCAAAATTTGACTCATCCCTTGATTCATATTCCCACTGTAAGCTCTCTCTTCGTAGGTAAGTACACCGAGAATTTTCGGAAGAACATCCAAGATCAAATGATTAACGAAAGGATACTTTAGCATTCCAATTCTTCGTTCACCGTAAGCGATATTTATATTGAACAAAGAAAAGGGAACAGCCAGACACGAAATGATGAATGTCGTTGTAAGGTATTCACTTAGGATTGGTGGATTTTTGCTGGCTGGGAGTGTATTGGCAACCAATAACTGAAAAACTGTCAGACCAAGAACCATAGAAACCCCAAGAGATATTCTTTCTCCGCTTTCAGGAGGAGCCAGGAACGTGGCAAATGACATGAGACAAAGTAAAGTTGATGGAATAATAAGAGTAGTGATGTAGTAGCGTGGATCCCTTTTGAGGATAACATGAATCGTAGCGAATGAAACTAAAAGTGCATCTTCATCGTCTAGATAATTCTCAAATGGATAGAGTTCGTTCAAAATCGTTGTGTTTATATGTTCCCATTCACTACTTAGTAGGGTAGAGGGATATGATACTTCTGAAGATGTGAGGTTTAGTTTGTCAACCTCTTGGTTTTCCGGCACAAAATAATAGGCGCAGATTTGGGTGTCAAAGGGAAAATATCGAATcctgaatgaaaatgaaaaataaaagtatCTAATTTAGTCCATAAACCAAGAAaggcaaatatattttgtttaaggTATGGGAAAGTAACGGATATTACAACATAGTAGTTTAAGTTCACCAAGATTACAAACAGAATATATGGTATTATGCATACACTTTGGATAAATGTCTGTGTAGCAATAATgcaattaaacaaaataataacaaaagtgTTCTGTTTGTAGAGGGGCATATTGATCGTGAGTATGGATCATGTTAGCAGTAATCACTTTCCGACCCACAGCCTAAGAGTGGTTTAATAAACATCTCCACATATTAAGTCAAATTCACCAAAATAGATAGCTATTACATTCATCATTAACTCTATCAATTAAAAAGCAGAGCTTGATGAATATCACAATAACCCTTCTCAGTATGATTCAATATCTAACAACCATGGACGTACCCAAATAAACACTGATGTGCATATAATTGCCAAGCATATCACTTAATCACAAACTCATTTAACTTCAGGAAAAAAAGAGAATGCAATAACAAATCGATataaatcaatttgaaaaatgtttcccaAGTGCCACATTTTTGAAAGTGATTTGAGTAACTGAACATTGTTGGAATCATTAACACTGTTTCgaatttcatatttataaaatgGACGTTTTATAAAGCCAAGTAACATATGCAATATGACACTAAGTGGACTTTATAACCGATAATCTCAAAACACTTGCATCATATGACACAGAATGGACTGTATGACCCATGTCCTCACAACACTTACATCGTATGACACTGGATGGACTGTATGACCGATGGCCCCAAAACACTTACATCATATGACACATAATGGACTGTATGACCGATGTCCCCAAAACACTTGCATCATATGACACAAAGTGGACTGTATAACCGATGTCCCTAAGACACTTACATCATATGACACTGGATGGACTGTACGACCGATGTCCCCAAAACAAGCTTTCCGTTATACATGAGCCATATGGTACCCCGATCCTCCTTAACAACATCCAATGCATCAGTACTCACactataacaaattaaaaattacaatttttaattttgaaatatatatatatatatatatatatgataacttatattacattatatatgttatgttatgttaaattatattatccatgttgatatataatatataataatataataataataataataaaataattaatatataatagctTTATTACTGAGTGCAAATAAATCCTTCATACAGAATTGGAACAATTTGCAAGTTGCTACATGTACGTCAGAACTATAACCTTTCTCCAGCTTTAACGATTGTCGTCTGACAACTTCCTTACCGATTCTCACTTCTAACGTTGCTCTCGCTTTCTGTATTACCTATGTGGGGTGGGCAACTTTGGTCTCAACTGTCCATCCCTGAGTTTATCATGCAAGAAATGTTGTCTGCGCATAAAGACTATTGTGCTGCATACCTATACTGTGGTTATATCCCACATTATTGTATGAACGGTTCTATACTGCAGAGATTGATTACACATGTACCATCTGTGTTACCTAATACTAACTGAAAGGCTCAATAGAATTTTGCAATACTTGCTTCCTGCTCATTGGATATTTTAAATCGCTCATGAAGTATGAATTAGGCTACTGGAAATGTAGTGGAGTGTTGTACAGATTCGAAGGAGGCTCCCTATGAG contains these protein-coding regions:
- the LOC139969631 gene encoding acetylcholine receptor subunit alpha-type unc-38-like, whose product is MLKLITCLIFIPAIHGRYERNAEGRIRDYILTHPNLHLTDRPVLHANKSVHIEIKTDFYALIDLNEKDQTLTTASWLTLTWMDERLVWDPEEFDGVRSIVIFNKDVWVPRIMLGNAVSTDALDVVKEDRGTIWLMYNGKLVLGTSVVQSIQCHMMIRYFPFDTQICAYYFVPENQEVDKLNLTSSEVSYPSTLLSSEWEHINTTILNELYPFENYLDDEDALLVSFATIHVILKRDPRYYITTLIIPSTLLCLMSFATFLAPPESGERISLGVSMVLGLTVFQLLVANTLPASKNPPILSEYLTTTFIISCLAVPFSLFNINIAYGERRIGMLKYPFVNHLILDVLPKILGVLTYEERAYSGNMNQGMSQILNDGGLIRVTTIETSPVLNKVQPLTPGYVTKKLTHKEKVQLEARTASLVMDRLVLLLFLLAYFIVAISVVIKFSGNKTSV